Proteins found in one Labrus bergylta chromosome 8, fLabBer1.1, whole genome shotgun sequence genomic segment:
- the LOC109977642 gene encoding B-cell receptor CD22-like: MAVALTLLLVGCLLPGALCGQFESIIPKTIEVLKGSCVTIPCSFDVEDQYNVNLDNTCKALWRESTFGPDVFDSSNPQQKGQLIGDLTQKDCTTTLNDMQPQNNKVHNFRLECDNDLKYFFDGVKISVTDDPPRPTLTPPTLKVKEGTSVSLSCSAPAPCLSLPPNLTWSPGLGEGQETLQENQDKTKVKISVLNFNASHLHHGQEISCTAVYRKQDGSTESSVNTSLTADITYSPKKTTVSVSLSGPIRQDNIVTLTCSSSTNPAVKDYTWYRADGGQDTFMGTGRVLTVKASDVSGPFFCKAENELGSGRSDKKDLYVQRLHCGPYGGVLFWAVTGVSLTVNIVLTLCMVFLWKQRASMKPKEEDSTYMALDHTNRSPDYDVIAKRHT; the protein is encoded by the exons atggctgtAGCTCTCACTCTCCTTCTTGTTGGCTGTCTGCTCCCAG gtgccctgtgtggacagtttgagagcATTATACCAAagactatagaggttctgaagggatcctgtgtgacaatcccctgctcctttgacgtaGAGGATCAATATAATGTCAACTTAGATAACacttgtaaagcattatggaGAGAAAGTACTTTTGGACCTGatgtgtttgatagcagtaatccacaacagaaaggacaattgatcggtgacctaacacaaaaagactgcaccacaaccctgaatgacatgcaacctcaaaacaacaaagtgcataATTTTAGATTGGAATGTGACAATgatctgaaatacttttttgatggcgtgaaaatttcagtcacag atgatccacccagaccgactctgactccgcccacactgaaggtgaaagagggaacctcagtgagtttgagctgctctgctccagctccctgtctgtctcttcctccaaatctgacatggagccccggcctgggtgaaggtcaggagaccctgcaggagaatcaggacaaaactaaagtcaagatctctgtgctgaacttcaacgcatcacacctccatcacggacaggaaatctcctgtactgctgtctacagaaaacaagatggcagcactgagtcatctgtgaacaccagtttaacagctgacattacat attcacccaaaaaaacaacagtgtcGGTCAGTCTGTCCGGTCCAATACGACAAGACAACAttgtgactctgacctgtagtAGCAGTACCAACCCAGCTGTAAAggactacacctggtacagagctgatggaggccaggacactttcatggggactggacgtgttttaactGTCAAAGCTTCAGATGTCAGCggtccttttttctgcaaggctgaaaatgaactgggGAGTGGACGATCTGACAAGAAAGACTTATATGTTCAGC GTCTTCACTGTGGACCCTACGGTGGAGTTCTCTTCTGGGCTGTTACTGGAGTGTCTCTCACTGTGAACATCGTCCTCACACTCTGCATGGTGTTTCTTTG gaaacaaagagcGAGCATGAAGCCAAAAGAAGAGGACAGCACTTACATGGCATTGGATCACACTAACAGATCTCCAGACTATGATGTCATTGCCAAACGTCATACCTGA